In Solanum stenotomum isolate F172 chromosome 6, ASM1918654v1, whole genome shotgun sequence, one DNA window encodes the following:
- the LOC125866816 gene encoding AP-4 complex subunit sigma, with protein sequence MGIRFILMVNKQGQTRLAQYYEYLTLEERRALEGEIVRKCLARNEQQCSFVEHRTYKIVYRRYASLFFLVGVDNEENELAILEFIHLLVETMDRHFGNVCELDIMFHLEKAHFMLEEMVMNGCIVETSKANILTPIQLMDKAS encoded by the exons ATGGGGATCAGATTCATACTAATGGTGAATAAGCAAGGACAAACCCGTCTTGCCCAGTATTACGAATACCTCACTCTTGAAGAAAGACGTGCCCTTGAGGGTGAAATTGTACGCAAATGCCTTGCCCGCAACGAACAACAG TGTTCATTTGTGGAGCATCGTACCTACAAAATTGTCTATAGGCGATATGCATCACTCTTTTTCCTTGTTGGAGTTGATAATGAAGAA AATGAACTAGCTATTTTGGAATTCATTCACCTCTTAGTTGAAACTATGGATCGTCATTTTGGCAATGTG TGCGAGCTAGATATCATGTTTCATCTTGAGAAAGCGCACTTCATGTTGGAGGAAATGGTAATGAATGGGTGTATTGTTGAGACAAGCAAGGCAAATATTCTGACTCCAATTCAACTAATGGACAAAGCATCATAA
- the LOC125868572 gene encoding uncharacterized protein LOC125868572 — MPGYAKFMKELVTKKRSLDFETIEVSHSCSAIMTKELIKKREYPRAFTIPCTIVMLQFAKAFCDLGVSISLMPYAIYKQFGLGEPKVTTMRLPMADRSIKHTVGILYDILVKVDQFIFPADFVILDCEIDVEFPIILGIPFLATGRALVDVESGDLKF; from the coding sequence ATGCCGGGATATGCCAAGTTCATGAAAGAGCTAGTCACAAAGAAAAGGAGCTTGGATTTTGAGACAATTGAAGTTTCCCATAGTTGCAGTGCAATTATGACTAAGGAGCTGATCAAAAAGAGAGAATATCCCAGGGCATTCACCATCCCTTGCACCATTGTCATGCTCCAATTTGCTAAAGCTTTCTGCGATTTAGGGGTAAGCATCAGCTTAATGCCCTACGCAATATACAAGCAATTTGGGTTAGGTGAACCAAAAGTAACCACAATGAGACTCCCAATGGCTGACCGTTCTATCAAACATACAGTAGGGATACTTTATGACATCTTGGTGAAGGTTGATCAGTTCATTTTCCCGGCCGATTTTGTCATTCTTGATTGTGAAATAGATGTTGAATttcccattattttgggaaTACCATTCTTAGCAACCGGAAGAGCattggtggatgttgaaagtgGAGATTTGAAGTTTTGA